The nucleotide window GTCCTCCCAGGCATTCGCGACAGGAGCGGAAGCCTCGCCAAGGGGCACGAGTTTGCCGGCAAGTTCAAGCACCATCCGGCTGGCAAGCTTGGGACCGATGCCGGGAACCTTGCTGAACGTCTTGGTGTCACCTTCGGCTGCGGCAATCCGCAGGATTTCAGGAGTGTGGACCGACAGAGCGGCCAGTCCCAGCCGGGGACCTACACCGCTGACGGAAATGAGCGTCTCGAAAACTTCCCGCTGGGAGGCATCCTCGAAGGCATACAGCGTCATGGAGTCTTCGCGCACGATCATGGTGGTGGAAAGCTCCGCCTCGCGGCCAAGGTGCAGGGTTGCCAGGGTCTGCGGGGTAGCCTGAACCAGCATCCCGAAACCATTGACATCAACGACGGCGGAATTCAGGCCAACATGGCTGACGATCCCGCGCAACGAACTAATCATGTACCCGCTCCAAAACAGCTTCCGGCGGAAATCGGAGCCACTTGCCGGCATCCGTTCTTCCGAACATACGTACGAACAGCCTACGACGCCGGACCGCTGAATACAGCGCCGCCACGCCTGGTGGTGATCAGCGGATCTTGCGCCGCGCCTTCGCCTCGGCTTCTGCCCACAATCGCTGCGCGGCAGTCTGCCCGGAGCCGGACTGGCCCCTCGACCCCGCCACCGGCGCCGCGCTTCCACGCCACGCATGGGTGATGGCCAGGGCCAGGGCATCGGCCGCATCGGCCGGCGTCGGCGGCCTGTCCAGCCGTAAAATCCTCGTGACCATTTTGGTCACCGCGATCTTGTCGGCCTGGCCGTTCCCGGTTACCGCGGCCTTTACCTCCGTAGGAGTGTGCAGGGCGACGGTGATTCCGCGACGCGCGGCGGCGGCAATAACGACGCCGGACGCTTGGGCTGTGCCCATGACGGTACTGACATTGAGCTGGCTGAATACCCGCTCCACTGCCAGTACGTCCGGCGTATATCTATCGAGCCACTCATCGATCGAGTCGGAAATGGCGAGGAGCCTCTGCTCCAGGGCTACATCGGCCCGGGTGCCTACCACTGTGACGCCGATCAGGGTCGCCCGTCGGTTGGGCTCAATGTCAACCACGCCGAAACCGCACCTGGTCAGACCCGGGTCTACTCCCAGCACCCGCAACGTCACTGCAGCACTACGCGTCTTCGGATTCCAGCGTTGCCATGACCTCTTCGGAGATGTCAGCGTTTGAATAGACGTTCTGTACGTCGTCGAGGTCTTCGAGAGCATCGACAAGTTTCATGAATTTGCGCGCCGCATCCGCTTCCAGCTCGACCTCCATTGACGGCACAAACTCGACCTCGTCGGTCTCGTATTCGATGCCGGCCTCCTCCAGACCGGCGACGACGGCACGCAAGTCGGTCGGATCGGAGTGGATTTCGAAGTTGTCGCCGGATTCCTTGACTTCTTCGGCGCCTGCGTCCAGCACCGCCATCAGGACGTCGTCCTCGGTCAGATCGTTCTTGGGCAGAGCGACAACACCCTTGCGTGCGAACATATACGCCACCGATCCCGGATCGGCAATGGTTCCGCCGTTGCGCGTGATGGCCAGGCGCACCTCCGAGGCGGCGCGGTTCTTGTTGTCGGTCAGGCACTCGATGAGCACTGCAGATCCCTGCGGACCCCGCGCTTCATAGATGATTTCGGTGTAGTCGATTACTTCACCGGTCAGGCCGGCACCACGCTTGATTGCCCGGTCAATATTGTCGTTCGGCACGGACGTCTTCTTGGCCTTCTGCACGGCCAGTTCCAAGCCAGGGTTGCCTGCCATATCGGCTCCGCCAGCGCGGGCGGCAACCTCAATGTTCTTGATCAGCTTCGCGAAGGATTTCGCACGGCGGGCGTCGATGACCGCTTTCTTATGCTTGGTGGTCGCCCATTTAGAGTGTCCCGACATGCTTACGCTTCTCCTCTAACGATTCGGATAAAAAGTTCGTGGATGCGGCGCTCCCCCGTAACCTCCGGGTGAAAGGATGTCGCCAGCAAATGCCGCGAACGCACTGCGACAATTCTAGCCGTCCCGTGCAATGTGTCCGTATGGGAGGCTTCCTGCGGCTCAACCTGAGCCAGAATCTCCACGCCTTCGCCCACCCGTTCCACCCAGGGCGCGCGGATGAACACGGCATGGACCGGCGCGGGCTCGGTGCCGGGCCCGGTGGCACTGAATTCGAGTCCGCTGAAGCGCAAATCCGTTTCGAAGGACTCGCGCTGGCGGCCGAAGGCGTTCCGCCGCACCGTAATATCCAGCCCGCCGAGGGTTTGCTGGGGATTGCCCTTCAGATCTGTGGAGGGATCGGCAATCTCATCGGCAAGCATGATCATTCCGGCGCACGATCCGTATACCGGCATGCCGTCGGCAATCCGCTTCTGCAACGGGACGGCGAGTTCGAAGATGCGTGTGAGTTTGTCAATGGTCGTGGATTCACCGCCGGGGATCACCAGACCGTCCACCGCATCGAGTTCGGCGGGGCGGCGGACCGGGACCGCGGACGCGCCGCTATGTTCCAGAGCCGCGATGTGTTCGCGGACATCTCCCTGCAGGGCAAGTACACCAATGTTGACCAACGGCTGATTCCTCGGGTTTCTCGATCAGGGGCCGGAACTTGAGCGGCCGCTGCAAAAACAGTAACGCCAACTCTTGGTCCAGCGTTAAATGGGCCGGCGCACAATCGTCCCCGAACGGTCATGGGCCTCTTGTATAGTTTCTACTCATGCGACACCTCCTTGCGACCCTTGCCGGAAAGGCCGTTAAGACGGTGGCGAAACTGCGCGGAGGTGGTTCCGCCCTCCCCGGCCTGGTCGCGGAGAAGATCGATCCGAACTTCCTGCCGCGAACTCTGGGCAATCTGCCCCAGGGCGTCATCGTCATCAGCGGTACCAACGGCAAGACCACCACCACCAAGATGGTGGTGGAACTGCTGCAGGGCCAGGGACTCAAGGTTTTCACCAACCGGACCGGCAGCAATTTCACCCGCGGTGTGGTGGCAGCCGTACTGGGCGAAACGACCATCGGCGGCAAGCTTGAGGCGGACGTTGCGGTGTTGGAGCTCGATGAAGCCCATGCGGTGCACTTCGTCAAACTCGTCGCTCCGCGTTACTGCCTGTTGCTCAATGTCATGCGCGACCAGCTGGATAGATTCGGCGAGATCGAGACGACCGCCGGGTTCCTGCGGCAGATCGCTGCGGCCACCACGGAGGCCGTGGTGCTCAACCGGGAAGACCCCCGCATTGCTGCCTTGGCCGATTCAGTCACGGCTGACCGGGTCCTCTATTTCGGGTTGGCCCCGCAGCTGCGTTCCATGTTCCCCAGTGATGATGACATGCGCTCGGGCAGCACCAGCGATGCCTCCGCGCGGCCCGCGGCCGACGTCGTCCTTTCCGCCTGCGAAGGCGCCTCGGCGACTTTCACGGTCGGCGACCGCGATATCGACGCCGAGTTGAAACTCACCGGCGTGTACAACATCTATAACGCCGCAGCCGCCTTGGCGCTGGCCCGGACCGTAGTCGGCGCGGACGTGGACGAAGATGCCCTGCTGGAATCGCTGGAAGCTGTCACTCCTGCTTTCGGCCGCGGCGAAAGCCTGACCGTCAATGGCAAACCTCTGGACCTGGTGCTGGTGAAGAATCCTGCGGGATTCCGTCTGGCGCTGCGCTCGTTTCCGCCTGCAGGCTTCAGCACCATGATCGCGATCAATGACAATTACGCCGACGGGCGGGACATGTCTTGGCTGTGGGACGTGGATTTCGACTCGCT belongs to Arthrobacter crystallopoietes and includes:
- the ruvA gene encoding Holliday junction branch migration protein RuvA; translated protein: MISSLRGIVSHVGLNSAVVDVNGFGMLVQATPQTLATLHLGREAELSTTMIVREDSMTLYAFEDASQREVFETLISVSGVGPRLGLAALSVHTPEILRIAAAEGDTKTFSKVPGIGPKLASRMVLELAGKLVPLGEASAPVANAWEDQVLEALKGLGWTEKDAGTALDNTAAEHPEAAAAGDVANMLRLTLRSLGQDGVRSGSSRRTAAGAR
- the ruvC gene encoding crossover junction endodeoxyribonuclease RuvC; translation: MTLRVLGVDPGLTRCGFGVVDIEPNRRATLIGVTVVGTRADVALEQRLLAISDSIDEWLDRYTPDVLAVERVFSQLNVSTVMGTAQASGVVIAAAARRGITVALHTPTEVKAAVTGNGQADKIAVTKMVTRILRLDRPPTPADAADALALAITHAWRGSAAPVAGSRGQSGSGQTAAQRLWAEAEAKARRKIR
- a CDS encoding YebC/PmpR family DNA-binding transcriptional regulator → MSGHSKWATTKHKKAVIDARRAKSFAKLIKNIEVAARAGGADMAGNPGLELAVQKAKKTSVPNDNIDRAIKRGAGLTGEVIDYTEIIYEARGPQGSAVLIECLTDNKNRAASEVRLAITRNGGTIADPGSVAYMFARKGVVALPKNDLTEDDVLMAVLDAGAEEVKESGDNFEIHSDPTDLRAVVAGLEEAGIEYETDEVEFVPSMEVELEADAARKFMKLVDALEDLDDVQNVYSNADISEEVMATLESEDA
- the pdxT gene encoding pyridoxal 5'-phosphate synthase glutaminase subunit PdxT, which translates into the protein MVNIGVLALQGDVREHIAALEHSGASAVPVRRPAELDAVDGLVIPGGESTTIDKLTRIFELAVPLQKRIADGMPVYGSCAGMIMLADEIADPSTDLKGNPQQTLGGLDITVRRNAFGRQRESFETDLRFSGLEFSATGPGTEPAPVHAVFIRAPWVERVGEGVEILAQVEPQEASHTDTLHGTARIVAVRSRHLLATSFHPEVTGERRIHELFIRIVRGEA
- a CDS encoding Mur ligase family protein, encoding MRHLLATLAGKAVKTVAKLRGGGSALPGLVAEKIDPNFLPRTLGNLPQGVIVISGTNGKTTTTKMVVELLQGQGLKVFTNRTGSNFTRGVVAAVLGETTIGGKLEADVAVLELDEAHAVHFVKLVAPRYCLLLNVMRDQLDRFGEIETTAGFLRQIAAATTEAVVLNREDPRIAALADSVTADRVLYFGLAPQLRSMFPSDDDMRSGSTSDASARPAADVVLSACEGASATFTVGDRDIDAELKLTGVYNIYNAAAALALARTVVGADVDEDALLESLEAVTPAFGRGESLTVNGKPLDLVLVKNPAGFRLALRSFPPAGFSTMIAINDNYADGRDMSWLWDVDFDSLADAGVAEVSGVRANDMALRLFYEDVPVRHVDTDLSASLQRFIALEPDAPKRIYCTYTAMLALRRELGKLTEVEVVS